In a genomic window of Caldisericaceae bacterium:
- a CDS encoding HesA/MoeB/ThiF family protein, producing the protein MFTREELEQYDRHIRIDKIGLDGQEKLKKSNVLVVGAGGLGSFILLHLAAIGVGRIGIVDGDIVSRSNLNRQILYNTEDLGKEKVILAKEKLSKLNPYIKFETFNTWLTDSEIAEIIFSKFDSIIDATDNFETRYLINKTAVKLNKPLFIGAVGRFVGQVFVVLPHKTACLNCVFPEKEKEILLSITENNRNQGILSTTVGITGTIVANEFIKFTLGIGELLTNKLFLFDGLSNEFSIINLEKDPNCKVCGII; encoded by the coding sequence ATGTTTACAAGAGAAGAATTAGAGCAGTACGATAGACATATAAGAATTGATAAAATTGGTCTTGATGGACAAGAAAAGTTAAAAAAATCAAATGTACTAGTTGTTGGTGCAGGTGGTTTGGGTAGTTTTATTCTATTACATTTGGCAGCTATAGGAGTAGGCAGGATTGGCATAGTCGATGGTGATATTGTTAGTCGATCAAATCTAAACAGGCAAATTCTTTATAACACTGAGGATTTAGGAAAGGAAAAAGTTATCCTTGCAAAGGAAAAGCTTTCAAAACTGAACCCATACATAAAATTTGAAACTTTTAATACCTGGCTCACTGATTCAGAAATTGCAGAAATTATTTTTTCAAAATTTGATTCTATCATTGATGCAACAGATAATTTTGAAACAAGATATCTTATCAATAAGACAGCAGTAAAGCTAAACAAACCTCTTTTTATTGGCGCTGTAGGAAGATTTGTTGGGCAAGTCTTTGTTGTTTTACCACATAAAACCGCATGCCTTAACTGTGTTTTTCCAGAAAAAGAAAAAGAAATTTTACTATCAATTACAGAAAACAATCGAAATCAAGGTATTTTAAGCACTACCGTTGGAATAACAGGCACAATTGTTGCAAATGAATTTATAAAGTTCACTCTTGGCATAGGAGAATTACTTACAAACAAACTCTTTTTATTTGATGGGCTAAGTAATGAA
- a CDS encoding YHS domain-containing protein: protein MVQDPVCKMILEKEEATDTFEHNGVTYYFCSKECLEKFLKSPEKFIVKQNKPENSGC, encoded by the coding sequence ATGGTGCAAGACCCTGTTTGTAAGATGATTTTAGAAAAGGAAGAAGCAACTGATACCTTTGAGCACAACGGAGTTACATATTATTTTTGCTCAAAAGAGTGTCTTGAAAAGTTTTTAAAAAGTCCTGAGAAATTTATTGTAAAACAAAATAAACCTGAAAATTCAGGGTGTTAA
- a CDS encoding MoaD/ThiS family protein produces the protein MTVKVKLYGDYLKYGPEEVYVDLNEGATVEDLLNRFSIVERNYIIILVNLKRAWFDERLSDGDVVSVFSPVGGG, from the coding sequence ATGACTGTAAAAGTTAAATTATACGGTGATTATTTAAAATATGGCCCAGAAGAGGTATACGTTGACTTAAACGAAGGTGCAACTGTTGAGGATTTACTTAACAGATTTTCCATTGTTGAGAGAAACTACATCATCATCCTTGTAAATCTTAAGAGAGCTTGGTTTGATGAAAGATTAAGTGACGGTGATGTTGTAAGTGTTTTTTCACCAGTAGGAGGTGGTTAA